GAGAGAAGAGATTTTTTCAAATATGGAATCTCATGTAAAAGTTGAAAGTTTACTTAATGGAAAATCAAATTTTAATGGTATAGCTATAACTATTGAAGGTGGAGATACATTTAGTGACATGTCTTGGGGGCATTCATACTCAGAAATTGGAGTTGTTATTACTGGTGAGTTAGAAATTGAAGTGGATAAAGAGATATTTTTATTAAAGGAAGGAGACTCTATTGTTATCAAAGAGGGAGCTCCTCATAGATATAAAAATCCTAAAGATACTCCATCAGTAGTATATTGGTTCTCAAGTAAAAAATAATTTTTCAAAATAATGGAATTTCATTAAAATGAAAAGTGGGAGTTAACAATGGAAATTATAACTTTAATTGAAAATAATCTTGGAAAAAATCAAAATTTAAAAAATGAATTTGGACTATCTTTTTTTATCAAAGATAACGATATTGAACTTATCTTTGATACTGGACAAACAGGGCTATTTTTTCATAATTTTAAAGAGTTAAATATTGTTACTAATGATATAAAACATATTGTTTTAAGTCATAGTCATTATGATCATACTGGTGGTTTAAAAACTTTTATTGAAAACTCCAATAAAGATTTTACTCTATATATTACACCAAAATTTTTTCAGGAAAAATATAGAATAAAACCTGAAATAAAAGAGTTTTTAGGGAATAATTTTGATTTAGAGTATTTAGAAAAAAACAATATAAATATTAAATATATTTTTAATGGTTTTAAAATTTCAAAAAATATAGTTTTTTTCACAGATTTTAAAAGTTATTTTGATTTTGAACCACCTGCTGAATATTACTTTAGAAAAATTAAAGATTCTTTTATTTTAGATCATATGAATGATGAATTAGTTATAGGTTTAGATACTCCAAAAGGAATGGTTTTAATTTGTGGTTGCTCTCATATAGGAATTTGTAATATTATTGAGAGTATAACTAACGAAACTGGAAAAAATATCTATGGGGTTATTGGAGGATTACATCTTTCAAGAGCTAGTGATGAAAGAATTGAAAAAACTGCACAATATTTTATGAAAAAAAATATTAAGTTTTTAGCTGTTTCCCATTGTACTGGAGAAAAAGCTCTGAACTATTTTAAAAATTTAGATATTAATTTAATATCTAACAATACTGGAGATAAAATTATATTTTGATTTTTGGAGCTGATAAATATCAGCTCTTTTAATTTCTAATAATAGAACAAGAGAGAATGGTTTTCCATTCTCTCTTGCTCTATACTTTTATTTATATAAGGATTTTTAGGCACTAATCTTTAGCTTTTCTTTGTCCATAAGTTTTAAATTTTTCAGCCATTAAAGCCATTTCTTCATCTGGAAGAACAATTGGTTCTCCTATGCTTTTTGCCATATAATATATTTGTGAACAATATTCAATCTCTTCAATTATATTGAAAGCATTTAATAGATCGTTTGCTCCTGCAAGTATTCCGTGGTTAGCTAATATAACAGCTTTTCTATCTTTCATTGCTTCAGTTGCATTTACTGCTAATTCATGAGATCCATAAGTTGCATATTCAGCACATCTAACATCTTTTCCAGCAACTGCTATCATATAGTGAGTAGCAGGTAAAGATTGACGAAGACAAGCTAGAACTGTTGCATATGTTGTATGAGCATGGATAACTGCATCTAAGTCTGTTCTTGTTTTATATTGAAGAAGGTGCATTTCCCATTCACTTGAAGGATTTCTAGTTCCTTCTACTACATTTCCATCTAAATCCATTATTACTATATCTTCAGGCATAATTTCAAAGAAATCTATTCCTGATGGAGTTATTGCCATATATCCAGTTTCTCTATCAAAAACACTGATATTTCCTCCAGTTCCTTTTGTTAGATTGCTAGTTACTAATTTTTTTCCATATTTTATAATTTCATCACGAACTTCTCTCATTAACATAATTTTCTATCTCCTTAATTCTATTTAAAAAGTGGTCCATAAGTTGCACAAGCTCTAAAGTCTTGTCCTTCTTTATCCATTCCAAATGCATTCCAACAAGCTGGTCTGAAGATTTTTTCTTCTGGAACGTTGTGAGCAGCTACAGGGATTCTTAGCATTGATGCAAGAGTAATTAAATCTGCTCCTACATGTCCATAAACGATTGCTCCATGGTTAGCTCCCCAGTTATTCATAACATCATAAGCTGTTTTAAACATTCCTTTTTCTCCGTTACAAATAGGTGCAAACCAAGTACATGGCCATGTATAGTCTGTTCTTTTCCATAAT
This genomic window from uncultured Fusobacterium sp. contains:
- a CDS encoding cupin domain-containing protein, which translates into the protein MKLGEKIKAIRKKLGYTLQELSEKTELSIGFLSNIERDLNSPSISNLQQICQALNVNLMEILDNTLNLSPVTKKDEREEIFSNMESHVKVESLLNGKSNFNGIAITIEGGDTFSDMSWGHSYSEIGVVITGELEIEVDKEIFLLKEGDSIVIKEGAPHRYKNPKDTPSVVYWFSSKK
- a CDS encoding L-fuculose-phosphate aldolase encodes the protein MLMREVRDEIIKYGKKLVTSNLTKGTGGNISVFDRETGYMAITPSGIDFFEIMPEDIVIMDLDGNVVEGTRNPSSEWEMHLLQYKTRTDLDAVIHAHTTYATVLACLRQSLPATHYMIAVAGKDVRCAEYATYGSHELAVNATEAMKDRKAVILANHGILAGANDLLNAFNIIEEIEYCSQIYYMAKSIGEPIVLPDEEMALMAEKFKTYGQRKAKD
- a CDS encoding MBL fold metallo-hydrolase: MEIITLIENNLGKNQNLKNEFGLSFFIKDNDIELIFDTGQTGLFFHNFKELNIVTNDIKHIVLSHSHYDHTGGLKTFIENSNKDFTLYITPKFFQEKYRIKPEIKEFLGNNFDLEYLEKNNINIKYIFNGFKISKNIVFFTDFKSYFDFEPPAEYYFRKIKDSFILDHMNDELVIGLDTPKGMVLICGCSHIGICNIIESITNETGKNIYGVIGGLHLSRASDERIEKTAQYFMKKNIKFLAVSHCTGEKALNYFKNLDINLISNNTGDKIIF